Proteins encoded together in one Acipenser ruthenus chromosome 40, fAciRut3.2 maternal haplotype, whole genome shotgun sequence window:
- the LOC117397436 gene encoding transmembrane protein 45B, giving the protein MANFKGHALPGSFFLLFGLWWSVKYPLLYFWRKNRSGGHVQLNPVSQRLDLIEGVVKVVFSIVGILAEQFVPDGPHLHLTQGEGHSWFKLMNWQHSTMYLFYGISGVVDILTTSPLGVPLGLDRLMLSVAVFIEGFLFYFHVHNRAPLDVHIHSLLLIAVFGGAFSILLEVFQRDHIVLELFRSSLAILQGTWFWQIGFVLFPPGGGTAWDESNHDNIMFITMCFCWHYATALLIMALNYALVWCCVRRCADRTGADLELGRLMKPSKNTSQKALLQESDEE; this is encoded by the exons ATGGCGAACTTCAAGGGGCACGCTCTGCCCGGCAGCTTCTTCCTGCTCTTTGGACTCTGGTGGTCCGTCAAGTACCCCCTGCTCTACTTCTGGAGGAAGAACCGGTCAGGGGGGCACGTCCAGCTGAACCCCGTCTCCCAGAGGCTGGACCTCATTGAGGGGGTGGTCAAGGTGGTCTTCTCCATCGTGG GGATCCTGGCCGAGCAGTTTGTGCCGGACGGACCGCACCTGCATCTGACCCAGGGCGAGGGTCACTCCTGGTTCAAGCTGATGAACTGGCAGCACAGCACCATGTACCTCTTCTACGGCATCTCAGGGGTGGTGGACATACTCACCACCTCCCCGCTGGGAGTCCCGCTGGGGCTGGACAGACTCATGCTGTCCGTGGCTGTGTTCATAGAGG GTTTCCTGTTCTATTTCCACGTGCACAACCGAGCCCCGCTGGACGTGCACATCCACTCCCTGCTGCTGATCGCTGTGTTCGGGGGCGCCTTCAGCATCCTGCTGGAAGTGTTCCAGAGAGACCACATCGTCCTGGAGCTCTTCAGGAGCAGCCTGGCCATCCTGCAAGGAACGTGGTTCTGGCAG ATCGGGTTTGTGCTGTTTCCTCCCGGAGGAGGCACAGCGTGGGATGAGAGCAACCATGACAACATCATGTTCATCACCATGTGCTTCTGCTGGCACTACGCCACAGCCCTGCTCATCATGGCACTCAACTACGCCCTCGTGTGGTG CTGTGTGCGTCGCTGCGCTGACAGGACCGGAGCAGACCTGGAGCTCGGACGCCTCATGAAACCGTCCAAAAACACATCCCAGAAGGCCCTGCTGCAGGAATCGGACGAGGAGTAG